In Coregonus clupeaformis isolate EN_2021a chromosome 5, ASM2061545v1, whole genome shotgun sequence, the sequence ttgttgaaatgatgtggaaacatacattttacattttttgtcatttagcagacgctcttatccgctTTTTATCCAAAcgacattgattcaaccagtttttgcccagtgggaaggttTTGATACTAATATTGTTATTTCCTCTTTTATTTAATCTCATTATAAGGTAACAAATGGTAAAACAGTCTTAGTCCCAGTTTCCTAGGTAGAGTCATGCAGGCCGAGTCAGGTGACAGGACAGGAGACAGGCTCCATCAGCCACTCTGTCTTCAGCCATTCATAAAGCTCAATGGGGTTTCAGTGCACCAACAGGGGGGAGTGATCCAGGAAGAATAGATTGaatgagagagaggtgggggtaaaAGAGGACACGGGGGAATGAGTGTGTAAATATGCATAAAAAAGAAGAAATGAGAACAGGAAATAGGGCATCTGGATAGGCTGAGAAAGAATATATGTTCAGTAGAATAACAATACAGAGGTTGGGAAGTAAACACATTCAAATATACCACAGGAGCTGTGTGATACAGAGAGTGAAATGAGTCATTACATGCAATGATTGACAAAGGTGATGTAATTCCATGCAACTCAACAATTACAATGTGTTGAAATTAGAGCTGTCAGAGTTAATCAGATAACTTTGTGTAATTTTagtgcaaaacatttttttattgtgattaatttttatttttttattttacattttcgtcatttagcagacgctcttatccagagcgacttacaaattggtgcattcaccttatgatagccagtgggacaaccactttacaatatataaaaatataaatcttattattattatttgttttattttttttggggggggagcttgttccaccattggggtgccagagcagagaacagttttgactgggctgagtgggaactgtgcttccgaagaggtaggggggccagcaggccagaggtggatgaacgcaatgccctcgtttgggtgtagggactgatcagagcctgaaggtacggaggtgccgttcccctcacagctccgtaggcaagcaccatggtcttgtagcagatgcgggcttcaactggaagccagtggtgtgtgcggaggagcggggtgacatgagagaacttgggaaggttgaacaccagacgggctgcagcgttctggatgagttgtaggggtttaatggcacaggcagggagcccagccaacagcgagttgcagtaatctagacgggagatgacaagtgcctggattaggacctgtgccgcttcctgtgtaaggtagggtcgtactctgcgaatgttgtagagcatgaacctacagggccacgccaaggttctttgcactctgggaggaggacacaacagagttgtcaaccgtgatggcgagatcatggagcgggcagtccttccccgggaggaagagcagctccgtcttgccgaggttcagtttgaggtggtgattcgtcatccacactgatatgtctgccagacatgcagagatgcgattcgccacctggttatcagaaggtaaggagaagattaattgtgtgtcgtctgcgtagcaatgataggagagaccatgtgaggatatgacagagccaagtgacttggtgtatagagagaataggagagggcctagaactgagccctgggggacaccagtggtgagagcacagattctcgccacgccacctggtaggagagaCCTGTGacgtaggacgcaatccaagagtgagccgcgccggagatgccaaactcggagagggtggagaggaggatctgatggttcacagtatcaaaggcagcagataggtctagaaggatgagagcagaggagagagagttagctttagcagtgcggagagcctccgtgacacagagaagaacagtctcagttgaatgaccagtcttgaaacctgactggtttggatcaagaaggtcattctgagagagataacaagagagttggctagagacggcacgctcaagagttttggagagaaaagaaagaagggatactggtctgtagttgttgacattggagggatcgagtgtagtttTTTttaaaaggggtgcaactctcgctctcttgaagacggaagggacatagtcagtggtcaaggatgagttgatgagcgaggtgaagtaagggagaaggtctccggaaatggtctggagaagagaggaggggatagggtcaagcgggcaggttgttgggcggctggccgtcacaagtcgcaagatttcatctggagagagaggggagaaagaagtcaaagcatagggtagggcagtgtgagcaggaccagcggtgtcatttgtcttaataaatgaggatgttgtcaaccttcttttcaaaatggaggaggattcagcagggaggataaggtggcaaagagcttcctagggttagaggcagaggctctGAAAGCCttcaaaatacactgaaaacaaaatACATCTATACAGCTAAAACAATCACAACAATATGATGTCAAAACAAGTTGACATTGAATGAAAGTGTGCTttatcaaccttcttttcaaaatggaggaggattcagcagggaggataaggtggcaaagagcttcctagggttagaggcagaggctctGAAAGCCttcaaaatacactgaaaacaaaatACATCTATACAGCTAAAACAATCACAACAATATGATGTCAAAACAAGTTGACATTGAATGAAAGTGTGCTTTATCAATTTACCTAATTTTGATAACCGTTACTTTGGACAAAATCAAGACGTCAATATTCTTGTAGTGCTTTTTGTATAAAAAATCGTAAAATACAGCTCAATTTGAGCAAATTCTGAATTTGGTGAAAAAAGGCcgaaatgcccttacgttgatgacttttggCAAAtctaatcagttttccacattgattaaACGTAAtcacattgattcaaccagtttatcCCCAGTGGGATTGTATTATTAATTATACTTGATTTTGATAAAAGCGCTCTATCAGATTCATAAGTAGGAACGCTGAACTATTTCACAGTGCATTGCACACATGTGTGAGACTGCTCTGGACCTTCCCAGATAGCAACCACCTATTGTAACTGTAATGTTAGCTACCCAATGTAACCCTCAGTTGTGTCATTAAAATATACAGTTGCTGACTGCTCTAGTCTAGATTGTACACGACCGACAAAGCGCATTCCAGCACATTTCTCCTTATTTTACATAATTGACCATTCTGAGAAAAGAGAGATATGGAAGAAATATATTTCCTCAGCACACTGATTTGGCAATCAACAAATTACTATCAATCTTGGTGTATTCAGCTGagaagtatatacagtgcattcgggaagtatacagaccccttgactttttccacattttgttacattacagccttattctaaaattgattacatcgttttttcccctcatcaatctacacacaatagcccataatgacaaagcaaaaacagatttgtagatttttttgcacatttattaaaaacaaaaaattgaaatattacatttacaacataagtattcagaccctttactcattactttgttgaagcacctttggcagtgattacagtctcaagtcttcttgggtatgacgctacaagcttggcacacctgtatttggggagtttctcccattcttctctgcagatcccctcaagctctgtcaggttggatggggagcgtcgctgcacagctattttcaggtctctctagagatgttcgatcgggttcaagtccgggctctggctgggccactcaaggacattcagagacttgtcccgaagccattcctgcgttgtcttggctgtgtgcttagggtcgttgtcctgttggaaggtgaaccttcaccccagtctgaggtcctgagcgctctggagcaggttttcatcaaggatctctctgtactttgctccgttcatctgtctctcaatcctgactagtctcccagtccctgccgcagaaaaacatccccacagcatgatgctgccaccaccatgcttcaccgtagggatggtgccaggtttcctccagacgtgacgcttggcatacaggccaaagagttcaatcttggtttcatcagaccagagaatcttgtttctaatggtctgagagtcctttaggggccttttggcaaactccaagcggactgtcgtgccttttactgaggagtggcttccgtctgcccactctaccataaaggcctgattggtggagtgctgcagagatgattgtccttctggaaggttctcccatctctacagaggaactcttgagctctgtcagagtgaccatcgggttcttggtcacctctctgaccaaggcccttctcccccaattgctcagtttggccgggcggccagctctaggaagagtcttggtggttccaaacttcttccatttaagaatgatggaggccactgtgttcttcaggaccttcaatgctgcaaaaatgttttggtacccttccccagatctgtgcctcgacaaaatcctgtctctgagctctacggacaattcctacaacctcatggcttggtttttgctctgacatgcactgtcaactgtgggaccttatatagacaggtgtgtgcctttccaaatcatgtccaatcaattgtagaaacatctcaaggatgatcaatggaaacaggatgcacctgagctcaatttcaagactcatagcaaagtgtctgaataccaATATAAATAAGTAATTtctgtttaattttttttataaattagcaacattttgactttgtcattatgggttattgtgtgtagattgatgaggatttttatttatttaatactttttagaattaggctgtaacgtaacaaaatgtggaaaaagtcaagaggtctgaatactttccgaatgcactgtatacaattCCAGTCAAATTGATTTAGAATTCATGTTCTTCATGAACTGTTTTCAAACCACAGAACGCTCAAATTTCAGCTAGAACTCAAGCCCAGGGATCTGCATGGTTGTCCCACTAATAAATGAACAAGTTCTATGGAGCTCACTAATCCAGTGTGTAAAACTtgaagttcaaatcaaatcaaatgtattggtcacatgcgcagaataaaacaggtgtagactttacagtgaaatgcttacttacgagctcattcccaacaatgcagagttaaaaaagtaagactaaataaaataaaaaggaaatagtaacacaataaaaacaataatgagGCCATGTACAAGGCTATTTACAAGTTCGCTTACAATATATCAATGGATATCTGATGACACACAAACACTATGATGACAGACACTCATTCCTCTATCCCAAGGAAATTCCAATTCCTCCAATTGACATGGAGCCACAGCGACAAAGTCCGTCGATGACGGAACAAGTTACAGCTCAACACTGACCTTTTAACCTATTAATCACCATGGAGCAtgcggcagacacacacacactctctctctctctctctctctctctctctctctttctctcactcacacacacacccacacacccaactGGCATTAGTTTTAATGGAgtgatagagaaacactgtgttcCAATGGAAATTACAACATACCCTATGGGGTTTATGGCCCTGGACCTGATGCCCTCTATGTGTGTCTTATCAGTGATCTTAATCAAGACAGCAAACGCTGTCCCACCCCCACACGGGCTCCAACGCAACAGCCAACACACAAAAGAAGGAATCAGAATTGATAGCAGAATGTTATTAGGTTGATTGCATTCAACTTACTCTCTTCTCTTTGACAGTGCTCCAAAAGTTCTACCAGATTTATATAACTGGCCCATAGAAAATTAAGAAAGTGATACATATACACTCTGACATACTGTAGGTCTCCACAAATCAAACCATGGAGGCAACCAATAGTGCTAATCCAGTATTTTAAACCTTTAAGTATTTAAAACTAGACAACTCTCACTATTATCTCTTTAGAATCTTATTATTTATAAGAATGTTTCTTTTTGATTAATATTCATTGCTGAATCAGGGCCAACTCTCATGTGTCCCTCATTTGGTAACCCTAATCCCTCCAATAATGTATAATCCATTCTCCTTTTAGTGAACAATGCAGTGAACAAATTAACAAGATAGCTTGAGgctagtttagtttagtttattcattcaaccatttaaaaaaaacaagcgcacataaaacttgaaaaagccatacatgcacatgagtaaaatcatagaggataacacacaataaagtctgggacttatttccattgtggtcctcttgaaaCAAGATGGCTAGGCAAGATGGAACACGGTTGAACACAGTATGACAGCGAGATAATAAAAACAAAGAAGAAGAACATCTATCTCATCATTGTAGTTACATCATAGGGTACAGATGTTCCTCCTTGAATGGTGAATGTTCTTTGGTAGCATCAAGATGCTAATGCATCCTCAGGGTGCTCCTGTCACCTTTCTCTCCCCTGCTGTCTGGCTCATCTCCCTGGTTCCTGCTCAGTATGACTGGCCCTTTCATGTCTCATGGTAATGCCACAGGAGACAGCAGCTCAGGTAGTCCAGCAAGGCCAGGCAAGAATGGCCATTGTCATGGAGGCCAAATGTCTGAGGCAATCATGGAGCACATGGTGGTTGTATTGTGTGTGAAAGTTTTACCATCACACAGGGTGACTGAGTTGTTTGTGCCATTGGGAGCACAGCCAGAGTGGAGATTGTAACTATTAACCTGCAAAGTAAATCACATCACAATTAAAATAGATGGCCATTTAGAAAGACACAAGATAGAATCGAGAACATTTGATTATCCAAGATAATGCACACACAgacaagtgtgtgtgcatgtgagtgtgtgcgcATACACTAGTGTGGGAGTGTGTCCTCAGCGTTTCACTTTGCTGACTCCCGCTGAATGCACTCTGCAGGTGACCATTGTACCCGGCTCCTCCCTGTGAGACGGTGTGGGGGTGAGGTCCACCTCCACGGAGGCACACAACCTCTcacacctctcccccctcctgctGCTCCAGCCCTATAAAAAAACAGAGCTGGCCCTCCTGTTCCCCAGTCTCATAACGACCAATCAGCCACCAGGTAAGAGAATGAGTGGGAGAGCTAAGGGCTGGGGCTAGAGGCCAAGGACTTGGTTTGCATACACTGAGGAACTAGTAGAGAGAAAGGCAGACTATAATTTTTCTGGAAACTTTTTTTGTCTCTTATTTTGAACGCTTATTACTACTTTGATATGAACTGTTACACATGCATTAAGCAGCAGTTATCACTTTAGCAATGCTTCTTTCAGACAGTTTACTATAATCTActagagagatgggagggaacAATGGAGAAATAATGTTATAAAATGTCCTAGAAAAAAAGATGTAGCTAATTTTCTTCCTATGCCAATAGCTTTCAGTGCATCTGGAATTACTCTGAACAACTGTTTAAGTGTAACCTCTGTCCGGGCTACAGTGATCCAGCGATGTGTCTGTCTTAGTGCAGGGATTGAGGATTAGGTGGTAGGAGATGAGGGTTAATCTCTTTGTAGGAATGGTATAACTCTATCCAGCTCTGTGCAATCTGACCAGATTAGAGGTCCTTTTAATAGGCTGACATATGGCATAGGGTAAACTGATTGAGGGCAGCCTGGAGTTGCGTGTCTTTGGGGGTTTGCTCCTTCTGATTCCCCAAATCACTGGAGAACTACTTAGAGTCAGACTTTGAATTATTGGCTTGTTTGGTTTTGGTgacatttaaagtttgatttaaaGTGTTTTGCAATTAGTGATTTGTTGCATTGTTCAAATATTGTTAGCTTTAAATCTATTTTGAACCATTCAATGTTGACTTCCCATGGtttaccgagtggcgcagtggtctaaggcactgcatcgcagtgctagctgtgccactagagatcctggtttgaatccaggctctgtcgtagccggccgtgaccgggagacccatggggcggtgcacaattggcccagtgtcgtccagggtaggggagggaatggccggcagggatgtagctcagttggtagagcatggcatttgcaacgccagggttgtgggttcgattccagtataaaaaataaataaaaattatgcactcactaactgtaagtcgctctggataagagcgtctgctaaatgactaaaatgtaaatgtaaaatgtttacagTTTCAATTGTGAATATCTGAATTCTTGTCTTACTCATCGCGCACCATTCGTTCTCTTTTTTCCCCTCAGACCACCATCATGAAATTCCTGGCTCTCGCACTCACCATCCTGCTGGCCGCAGGTTAGTATCCCAGCCTTGTCATAGTGCCGCCAAATTGATAATGTAGTAATGACATTTTAATGCATTGTGTGTGTACCATGCTCTGGTATATTGAACAATTCAAAATGAAATCTTACTCAATTCTATTAAAGTGCTGGGCCATTCACCACTGTTGCCCAACCAATGCCTgaccctcttcccctctctctcctctcccaggtaCCCAGGCTGTTCCTATGCAGGCCGATGCTCCCTCTCAGCTGGAGCATGTGAAGGCAGCCATGATGGTGTACATGACTCAGGTGAAGGAGACCGCACAGAGGTCCATCGACCTTCTGGATGACACAGAGTACAAAGAGTACAAGTAAGGACATGTTGCATTTCATCTTCTCTATCTTCTCTATCTTCTCTATCTTCTCGCTCCctcttcactcactcactcactcactcactcactcactcacttactcactccATTCAAATGTAAAAGGTTCAATTCAATGGTGCCCAACCTCCACAGATAACTaaaccaatctctctctctctctctctctctctctctctctctctctctctctctctctctctctctctctctctctctctctctctctctctctctctctctctctctctctctctctctctctctctctctctctctctctctccctccctccctcctcttcttggTGTCCCTTTCAGGCAGCAGCTGTCCCAGAGCCTTGACAACCTCCAGCAGTATGCCCAGTCCGCCTCCCAGTCCCTGGCCCCCTACAGCGAGGCCTTCGGCACCCAGTTGACTGATGCCACCGCCGCCGTGCGCGCTGAGGTCATGAAGGACGTGGAGGAGCTGCGCACCCAGCTGGAGCCCAAGCGTGCCGAGCTCAAGGCAGTCCTGGAAAAGCACATGGAGGAGTACCGTGAGAAGCTGGAGCCCCTGATCAAGGAGCACATCGACCAGCGCCGCACCGAGATGGAGGCCTTCAGGGTCAAGATGGAGCCCGTTGTGGAGGAGATGCGCGCCAAGGTGTCCGCCAATGTGGAGGAGACCAAGGCCAAGCTCATGCCCATCGTGGAGACCGTCCGTGCCAAGCTGACCGAGCGTCTGGAAGAGCTGAGGACCCTGGCCGCCCCCTACGCTGAGGAGTACAAGGAGCAGATGATCAAGGCTGTTGAAGAGGTGCGTGAGAAGGTGGTGCCCCTGACTGAGGACTTCAAGGGCCAGGTGGGCCCCGCCGCCGAGCAGGCTAGGCTAAAGCTCATGTCTATCTACGAGACCATCATCCAGGCCATGAAGGCATAAACATGCCCTCAACCggaccctctctcccttccttcccttCTCACTCACACTGACTCACACACCATACGTACCACGCCAATGCCAAACTGATGCACTTCCTCTGCAGCGACATGGCAGGACTCTTGCTCTCTGTAACGCACCACTAACGCGCTCAAGCACACGCAAGCGCAGACACTAACGCACTATTGCATACATTCCGTTTTGAATTGTGTTCAGGGCCTGTATGCACAATCCTGGGCCTGCACAATCTTGACTGTACTATGAACATCAAGTGTTAATATTATTGTGTTGCTGCTTGTTCAAGATAGCTGTGTGCTTCAAAACAGCTCAATAAACACCATACTGTTTCATACTATTTCATTCTCTGAGTTTGACTTCTTTGGATTGTATTGTTTAGAACTAGCCTTTATATACGGCCCTCACAACTAACATTCGCTCTGTGACAAAATAGCCATGTTGGGTTTATGTATGAACGCCTTGTATCACACACTTCTGTGTTCTAAAACATTATGTGTTCTATTACAGGATTTTGAACCACAAAATAATTTCATTCATCTTTAAAGTCTCCTATCTCAACATGATCAAAATGAAGTGATGCAACTCTTATCACTTCATAAGCAATGCACACATATGACAATGAAACAAACAAATGTCTCTTACATGGATATCATGTCACTGTAACAGTATTCACATTGGTTTAAAAGAATGGTtcatctaaaaatgataactgaTCAAAATTCAAAACAAATGGACTTTCATAATAATTTTCGCTGAAAACCAGTGACCATTCATGGAGATCATGGGAGTTCATATGAGTCTTAGTGTTGGTGGCCATAGAGGGTTGATGAATGGGTTAATAAGCAGGAGGTGTCAGTGTATTGGCAGGCTGTGACCTGGTAGAGTTTCATTAGAGACGGTGTTAGATGGATGGGGTCGCTACTCTGCACCTCTCAGGCTGAGCCCCATCAACACCGTCCCATCACAGagtatgtgcacacacacacacacacacacacacacacacacacactgggagggGGTAAGACTGTGGGGAAAAAAACTAAACTTTATGAATTTATACTTCTTGAGTTCTAAGGTTGTTTATCAATCATGCCATCTAGACATAAGTTGGTTCTCTATAGAGTAGACTTCTTCCACCAATACCAACTTCTGTCCCCTCACATGTAACAATACTTGATAATAAGCAAGAGGGTAGTGATGGGTGAGGCCTTCATtgactcagttagtagagcatgatGCTTGCAACATCAGGATTGTGGGTACTGTTATCTGTACTAACAGTATTATTAAATAATATCTGCTGATATCTACTGTTAAGTTGTAATAGTTTTGATAATAAACCTATACTAAGTATACTTGTATCTGCTGCTATttggttttggtttgtttgtaaTTTGTTTTGCTACGTGATCCACTTATTGTTTTCTTGGTTTGTCTTAACTTATCTTATATTTTTTAATGACTGTGAGTTCGattcccggggccacccatatgaaaaatatatacatgcatgactgtaagttgctttggataaaagcttattttaaatggcatatattattattatgttattccTATGGACACGGCACGTATAAGGATACTTCCCAGACTAGACACAAGGTGAAGCTATTTTGGCAAACATCTCAAGGCAACTTTAGATTAGAGTTGAAGATTGCAATTAGCATTGTGTTGAATGGTGAAATAGATTTATTTTTAAATCAATAGCAGCAGTGGCTCTCTGTCGGATGTCTGTCCTCACTCAATAACAGAGGATAACTAGTGTAATTAATGACCTATTTCTAAAAAGTGAAGTGCATCTCAATGAAAATAACACATTGTGCATCTTATTATGGTATAAAAACTGTAAAGAAATGTCTGAAAGCAGTAATAAATGTTTTGATAAATGTTTTCTGTCACATCTTATGTGCATGTACCTATGTATATGTGCAGAGTGTGTGTGATATCCctctcagtgtatgtgtgtgagtgtgtgtgtgtgtgttaatattgCATGTCAGTGGCTTTATTACGGTGTAATGGATGAGGTGCGATCGAGGGTCCCTTGAGTATCCCAGCCTGTATAAAGCCTGCTTGGTGTTCCAGTCCTCTGTCCCAGACCCAGTCAGTGGTACACTGAACCACACAGACATTCTTGTTTTCCAAGGACAGCTAACGGTCTCAGACTAAAGCAGGGGATTTTATGTGGTCAAAGTTCTACTCTAATCTGGACAGCAGACTGGTCAGTGAACAGTGGAACAACAGAGCAGAAACAACCAATTGATGGAAGTTGAAAGTGGACAAATCTGAAGCATTGCCCACCACTGGAGATTCTGACTGTAACACGAACAGTATGAATGGTACTGGAGCTTCACTGCATTAGTTTGAATTCATGGTTCCTACCTGACTTTTCTTGTGAAATCCTGTTTTTCATGTGTTTTTTTCCTCCTCTCCAGTTCCTCAACTGTCTCACAGGTGTTCCCTCACACTGGCCTGCTGTGCGGAAGCTGGTGGGGTCACCTGTGCCAAAGCCCCCCAGGTCACTGGGGTCACAGTTCAGCTGGAGATGCACGcgctgtggcaacagtttgaccAGCTGGGCACAGAGATGATCGTCACCAAGGCTGGGAGGTAGGAAGATGTTAACACAtacggacacagacacacacacacacataaacacacacactcactgtggTTGAACTAATCACATATCACTGCGTTGCTGCTGTGTCCTGCATGGTCCTTGTAGGAGGATGTTCCCTACCTTCCAGGTCAGTATCTCAGGGATGGACCCTGCAGCGGAATATGTGCTGCTCATGGACTTCATCCCTGTGGATGACAAGAGATACAGGTGAGTTTTATCCATAGAGT encodes:
- the LOC121563638 gene encoding apolipoprotein A-I; protein product: MKFLALALTILLAAGTQAVPMQADAPSQLEHVKAAMMVYMTQVKETAQRSIDLLDDTEYKEYKQQLSQSLDNLQQYAQSASQSLAPYSEAFGTQLTDATAAVRAEVMKDVEELRTQLEPKRAELKAVLEKHMEEYREKLEPLIKEHIDQRRTEMEAFRVKMEPVVEEMRAKVSANVEETKAKLMPIVETVRAKLTERLEELRTLAAPYAEEYKEQMIKAVEEVREKVVPLTEDFKGQVGPAAEQARLKLMSIYETIIQAMKA